The Calditrichota bacterium genomic sequence GATCTCAAGTGCATTGAAAATTTCAGCAAACCACTTGATAATTTATTGTTATTACAACAGTTATCCTGTGCCTCGCTTTCCTGGTACAACTTTTGTCTTAAAACAGGGCAAACAGTAATATAAATAAACGAATCAGGAGGCAAATCATGACACATGAATTTTGCGGAATGAACTGGGGTTGGGGCGGAATGGTTTTTCAAGCCCTGTTTTGGTTGGCGCTTTTGGGAATTATCTTTTGGAGCCTGCGCAATTTTCTCGGACAAAATCGGACTTCGATGGTCGGACCCGCAAACGGAAGCTCGGCGATTGACATTCTTAAGGCGCGCTACGCCAGCGGTGAAATTGACAAACAGGAGTTTGAAGAAAGATTACGAAATTTGAAAAATTGAGCGGTTTGATTCAATTTACGCACTTATTAAATTGAAGGAGGTGAGCAAAATGCCAAAAGACCCGGTTTGCGGAATGCTGGTCGATGAAAAATCGCCACTTGCGGTGAGTACCTATCAGGGGAAAACTTACTATTTTTGCAGTAAATCCTGTAAACAGGAATTTGAGCACGAACCGAAAAAATATCAAAAATGAAAAGTTTTTGAAAATCATAATATATAATTGAGGAACAGAATGAAAGTAAATGAAGGTCGTTTAGACCGAACTATTCGAATTGTCGCCGGACTATTTATCATTTCCCTTGTTTTCTGGGGACCTAAATCTGCTTTTGGCTGGCTCGGATTGCTGCCGCTATTAAATGGCATTATCGGCATCTGTCCACTATACACTTTATTGGGAATTTCAACGAAAAAAGAAAAATCGGAAAATAGTTAAAAATGGGTGACGCCAAGGCAATGGGATAGAAATTCAGGTCACTCGAAAATGAGTTGGCAAAAGTTCGGTAGTGCATATTGATGCTTAATGTGACAAAAAAATGAAAAATTATTTCAATTTTAGAGAAAAGTGTTGCAAAAGAGCGAAAAAATTAATATATTTTAGAGAATAATGGTTTTATGCTAATACCTCTGAATTCCTTCATTTTGACCGAATA encodes the following:
- a CDS encoding SHOCT domain-containing protein, whose product is MTHEFCGMNWGWGGMVFQALFWLALLGIIFWSLRNFLGQNRTSMVGPANGSSAIDILKARYASGEIDKQEFEERLRNLKN
- a CDS encoding DUF2892 domain-containing protein, translated to MKVNEGRLDRTIRIVAGLFIISLVFWGPKSAFGWLGLLPLLNGIIGICPLYTLLGISTKKEKSENS
- a CDS encoding YHS domain-containing protein; amino-acid sequence: MPKDPVCGMLVDEKSPLAVSTYQGKTYYFCSKSCKQEFEHEPKKYQK